The Salvelinus alpinus unplaced genomic scaffold, SLU_Salpinus.1 scaffold_40, whole genome shotgun sequence genome contains the following window.
ctagtacaataacaaggaggatcctcagaccccttgtgagaccatatgctgacacatgcacatttgtggcctgctggaggtcattttgcagggctctggcagtgctcctccttgcacaaaggcggaggtagcggtcctgctgctgggttgttgccctcctacggcctcctccacgtctcctgatgtactggcctgtctacTGGTAGCgcttccatgctctggacactacgctgacagacacagcaaaccttcttgccacagctcgcattgatgtgccatcctggatgagctgcactacctgagccacttgtgtgggttgtagactccgtctcatgctaccactagagtgaaagcaccgccagcattcaaaagtgaccaaaacatcagccaggaagcataggaactgagaagtggtctgtggtcaccacctgcagaaccactcctttattgggggtgtcttgctaattgcctataatttccaccttttgtctattccatttgcacaacagcatgtgaaatgtattgtcaatcagtgttgcttcctaagtggacagtttgatttcacagaagtgtgattgacttggagttacattgtgttgtttaagtgttccctttatttttttgagcagtgtataatcatTTACATTTAGCAATATCCAAATCATATTATGAACAACATCAGAGGGTTTATACTTGTATACAACCAATCAAATGAAAAATGAAATACACATTTTTAAATATTTCATTTGATTTTAGACACGATCAAGATGAAAAACAACAGAAACAGGCCCGTTGTTTTGGTCAGATTTCCATGTCTGATTTCATTTAAACAATATGATTTAAtgtgacaaacaaaaacacaaattctcagtcaaaaacacaagtcagaacacagtctctctattctctcatgtgctttcaggtcctctgactgggaaaatctctttccacactgggagcagtggtacgtCTTATCCCCTCCTTTGGGTGTCCTCTCATGCCTAGTCAGGCCCCCTAACTTGGTAAAACTCTTTTCACACAGGGAGCATTGGTAGAGCTTTTCTTGTGTGTGTCCCCTCTCATGCTTTATCAGACTCGttaaccacctaaaactcttttcacactgggaacagtggaagggcttttctcctgtatgtattctctcatgtGCTTCCAGATGTAGTAATCGGGTAAAACTATTTCCACAGTAGGAGCAGTGGTGTCGTCTCGCTGGTTTGGGCGTCTCTCTGTCTGGTTCCTCTGAAGAACTCTTTCTGCTGTCAGAGTgagagtctggtctctctcctgccaaagacaGAGTAATTTGTTTAATACTAAAGAGAGACCTGAATGACATCTCCACATAATAAAACTGCTTTCCTATGAGGTTTAATCCAGACTAGATCCCTCAATAACCTGAGGTCAGTCTTCACAACATTACATCATTAAAAATAAACTTGGTGACAGTgagatttaaaaacaaatgatgtcGAGCTCGAAATCTAATTTCTCAGGGAATGTCATGATGTCATAATAAGAGCTCTAGAATactagataatgtcatgtttacaggctgagcagagctctataataatagataatgtcatggttataggctgagcagagctctataataatagataatgtcatgtttacaggctgagcagagctctataataatagataatgtcatgtttacaggctgagcagagttctataataatagataatgtcatgtttataggctgagcagagttctataataatagataatgtcatgtttattggctgagcagagctctataataatatataGTACTATTTCAGTCAGTGATACAGGCtaaacagagctctataataatatataGTACTATTTCATGCTGCATTTGATCCAATGTTAACTTTTTGTTATCATCTCTAAAGTAATAATTTCTATCTTTTCTAAATTATCATTCTGTAGTTCAGCCTTTTCTTCAAATGGCTATTTTGTCCATGTTTTTTGTCGACTAACAAACGTTTGCTAATATGTTCAGTCTCCCCAAAACGCTTGTCCTTTTGCTAATATGTTCAGTCGCCCCAAAACGCTTGTCCTTTTGCTAATATGTTCAGTCTCCCCAAAACGCTTGTCCTTTTGCTAATATGTTTAGTCTCCACATAACACGTGTCCATTTCATGTCAATAATGCTTCTtatttcatgtatttctccaACATTAGTTAGAAATCTGCTTTTTGCGGGTATACACACTCCACGCAAGATCTACAATACGTTTCATTTAGAACTCATTTAGAACTTTTGAGACAATTAAGTTGTgattttgtgggggggggggcgactCTGATGGTATACACATGTCACAGTTAAGCAATAAGACCCGAggaagtgtggtatatggccaatatagcatGGTTAAAGACTGTTgataagcacgacgcaacgcagagtaactggatacagcccttagccgtagtatattggccatgtaTCACAAAACCCCGAGGTGTCTTATtgcaattataaactggttaccaacgtaattagaacagtaaaaatacatgttttgtcatacccatggtatacgacctgatataccacggctgtcagccaatcagcattcagggctttaaCCACCCATTTTAAAACGTAGCTTTAACATTATATTATAACATAAATTCCAATAGTACAGAACAACATTTTCAAGTATAGAATTTCAGTAGCATGCTGCTTTAAAACCAGACATTCGTTCAAAACCTTTGGACAGTTAGTGCCCGTTTTTACGATAGTACTTACTGGTGGTAATCAGATCTCCTGACTCCTCTGTCAATATGACCGttaatctctccctctttctccttcttcactccaaaaactgcatcctcctctttctcttcctcctcttctttcactgtaacatcctcctctttccctctgaacgcgtcttcctcttctttcattgTAACgtctttctcctcttctttcactgtaacagcctcaccctctacttcttgtttaactgtgacatcctcctcttccttctcctctttcacgacaatgttcagccccagagcttctttctccgtccagcagaccgccTCCTCTTTAGCAGGGGGAGAATACATCAGTgagctcatggtcggggatgttagctagttagcatgaGCGACTAGTTTAGTGCTAGGCTAACTTATCAAGCCAGCTAGTTGACTAACAATGTACCTATAACATTTAAATGGGGGCAATTAATTAGATGTCAGACGTATATTTAAAACACAGAGGCAAATATGCACAGAAACAGTCTAAATGTTTCGGCTATGTTGCCTACCAAGGTGGCTGACTCGttggggtgggtataatttgaggaacgttccaacaggaatccgttccaaaaacttcgtaaatatcaaggttgccaacaaacaacgcatacagtCGTATAACAGTAGAATGACATACCGGGTAGGGAGTGAGCTATGTAATTACGTTTTTCACTCACCACGTTTATTCGGAAAAATGTCTCTCTTCGTTCTGGTAGCCTCCACCATTTCTCGTTCGTTGGTTTAGTTATTATTTCCGGTGTTCCTGCATTTGCCGGTGAACTCTGTTGCGCCTCAATTAGGGAATCGCCTGTGGTTGAAATGTAACTAATGACCTCTAGCCCTGTTTCCCAAATATAGCAGGTAACTTGTGTCTGTCGATGTTGTTGAGTtcatcttgcctagttaaataaagattaaataaattagaacatttaaaatatatactttGACCTATTTCAGGTAACCCCAAGATGCTTGATTCACTACACCTGCTTTTGAATAACTTTCCAGTCGTTTTTGCTTTACATTCCGACTTTTGAACGTCTGTTTATTGGACATATATATTAATGTCTAATAAAAAAGAGCAACTTATGTAAAGCATCCTATCTGTTTTAAGGTtatagtgtgtatatgtgtgtgtagtgtaggtcctcttgatgtccactagatgtcagcacaGCTTCAATAATGTCACACCAGGTTCACAACATGTTTTCATGTgtcacaaatcaaattgtatttgtcacatgcgccgaatactacatgtgtagaccttgcagtgaaatgctgaaattaagcccttaaccaacaatttagttgtaagaaaaataagaaataaaagtaacaaataattaaagatcaGCAGTAAAATAAAAACAGCGAgcctatatacatggggtaccggtacagagtcaatgtgtcgggGCAcctgttagtcgaggtaattgaggtgttCCTTTCAAGTCCAGTGGTGTAAATTACTTAACCAAAATGTATTTAAactactccactacattccgcttatatctttttttttttgtatctgtACTTTTACTCTTTCTGTTTCTTTACAACATTAAATTTTACTTCaccacatttctaaagaaaataatattttttttactcaatacagtttccctggcacccaaaagtactttttgcattttgaatgctaagccggacaggaaaatggtccaattcacacacttatctagaggacatccctggtcatccctactgcctctgatctagcagactcactaaacacatgcttcgtttgtaaattatgtctgagtgttcccATGGCTATttcttaaataaaaatacaagagaattgtgctgtctggttggcTTAATATATGGAAGGTcaaataatttatacttttaccACTGATACTTAAGTATCTTTTAGCAATGACATTTacttagtattttactgggtgactttcacttttacttgagacattttctattaacatatctttacttttactcaagtatgacaattgggtactttttcaacCACTGTTCAAGACGTTTAGCACCCAATACCCAACATTCACTTGGTGGCTTGAAGTAGGAGTGCTGAACTAGGATCTGTTTAGCATTTGTGAGTAGAATGAATAACGTTACCTTGacggggggtggggggtactgatTCCAGTCCAGCACTCTTAGCCTGAGACATTTCATAAATGCGTACAGAGGAGCACTTTTCTACGATCAGCTTTGCCTTGATCATTCTGAATCAGTTGTCTCtggaataagattatatggacaggggtGGGTTTGAtcatagatcagcactcctactcaacACCAGTTGCAGTACCCTAACATTTTATAATCCAATTTCCCTTGCTGTCTATGTCCTTCCGGAACCCCACCTCAACATTGTTCTGTCAAGGCAACAAAAGCAAGTTGGCATGCTCTTGAAAGGAATTTAACTCACAACCTCTCCTTTGGGAATTCACCACcataactactactacaactattttTAAACTATCTTAACATGTGGCTTTCTTCAGGGGGACCAAGACTAGGAACacctttgaatggtctacaaagaatggccccaggtaaaagttggcttttgCAGAGTATGGTTGTTTTGTTACTCCACAGCATATCACAACTCTATTGAAATGACATTTGaaacaaggtgtcacttcattcttgctatttgatgggaactaGCCCCTTTTCCCCTACATACCACTTGTTTGCTCTTTCAGGCCCACAAAGGCAACAAGAAAGAAGTTGCTACATTAACTGTttctctgggatttgaactctcaaactctggtttggggagcaacCGCCATaatcactactctaccagacagacagagactaaaTATTATATTGGAACTTTGTtccttcatttgcctactactgtctataagctatcataacaTGTGGTTTTTTTCTTgtggacaaggtatcggaacggttttgaatggtctacaaagaatgcccccaggtcaaagttggctttttgcagacaaggattatattgttactccacgacaaagtatgttatcacaactctattaaaaggacattctatacaaggtgtcacttcagtccttctatttgatgggaactagcccctaccccctacacacctcaaattagctctttcatgccaacaaaaggcaacatcaaaaaTGGCTCTCTAAAAATCGCTCTtctcagatttgaactctcaaacTCTGGTTCGGGGAGCAAAcgccataaccactactctaccagacagacagactcctttTACTTTTTCACATGCAGAGACTCCTTTTTCTTTTTCACATGCTATAACCtaacaaccttattctaaaatcgattacgTTAAtattttccctcaatctacacacaataccctatgatGACAAAGTGAATATCGGGTttatacattttagcaaattaattacaaataaaaaacagaaataccttatttacataatgatTCTTCCCCTTTGCAATGAGtctcaaattgagctcaggtgcatcttgtttccattgatcatcctagagctgtttctacaacttcattggagtccacctgtggtaaattcaattgattggacatgatttggaaaggcacacacctgtctatataaggtcccacagttgacagtgcatgccagagcaaaaaccaagccaaataaaataaaaatgtatttgtcacatgcgccgaatacaacagctgtggaccttaccgtgaaggtcttacttacaagcccttaaccaacaatgcaggtcaagaaatagagttaagaaaagttTTAATAAACTAAAGTCAATTTCTTTTATTAAATCCATAAGTAACACAAgacaattacataacaataacgaggctatatacatggggtaccggtacagagtcaatgtgcggaggtacaggttagttgaggtcatttgtaaagtgactttGCATTTATAattaacagtgagtagcagcagtgtaaaaacactGGGGGGGGTGGGGGCTCTTTGACTATTTTTTGGCCCTTCCTGTGACAACGCTTAGTATATAGGTCCTTGAtgtcaggaagctttgccccagtaatgtactgggccatacgcactaccctctgtagcgccttatggccAGATGCccagcagttgccgtaccaggcggttatACAACctctcaggatgctctcgatggtgcagctgtagaactttttgaggatctggggatccaTGCTAAATAttgtcagtctcctgagggggaaaggttttgtcgtgccctcttcacaactgtgttggtgtgtttcgaccatgatagtttgttggtgatgtggacaccaaggaacttggaactctcgactcgctccacttcagccccgtcgatgttaatggtggcctgttcggccctccttttcccaaagtccacgatcagcccctttgtcttgctcacattgagggagaggttgttgtcatcaGGCCAggaagtcctgaggcatggttccagggctcaggtcctctgggaggggagggtgagggagagagagaattacagGGTGCatgagacaggagaaatactccagatataacagattgacCCTAGCCCTCTGACACAAActtttgcagcataaatactggaggctgagaaacGAGGGgtagggagacactgtggccatgTCCTATGATTCCCCCGGACAGGGCCTATGATGTAGTGGACCCTACCAGAAAACATTTAGTTACTTTTTGCATTTATTATGCTTTAAGTCTTACATATACACAAGAACAACACATTTCTAAATTTTGGTGAAAGTTGGCCATTAGCTAACCACAGCTTTCCTGTCAAAGACATTCATGAACTACAACTTGACGATCTGACAGTGTGGGGTAGAGAAATTCCAACTAACGGGTGAAAAATGCATCATGTTCTTTCTGTGTATATGCAGAACAGTATACAAATACACTAATAATACATCCAGTCTCTGGTTATTGGTGATACTTTCCATTCTGCACTATTGTGACCTTTGACCCCTTGCAAAGGGCCTTAAATTTCCACATTCTGGATGACATCCTGCTGTACTTTCATTGTTTGATCTAGCGTGTGAAAAAAAATGTCCCTCTCACTTGTCCCATGTGGGCTGACCTACGGTGCAGTTAGATGGAAAGGTGCTACTTGATGTAGACATGACATGTGATTTGGGATGAGGGGAAATGTCAATCAATGACAATTGAAATTGCTAATTTATTCTGCACATTGCTATATTTGTTCATGTAGACATTGAATATGTTTCATATGTGGGTGATGCATTTCATTTGTAGTCTTTCTTAATTTGTCCTTTTGAAATATATTTAACATCATTTGGTGGGATGTCTGTAAGAAATCACTTATGATGATCAATATTTCAATTTAGTGTGATGACATCAAACACTCACTTCTCCTGAAGGGCGTACATAATATGATTCACTATTCGCCATAAATGTAAAAGCATTAGATTGGCGTATGCATGGCCCAAAaggagtttccaccatatttccTGTTCATGCAGAGAATTGAAAGGGGGCACTTTGGGAGAACTGAGATGTTTGATACAAATTACTGAGcaactccttcctccctccttgaAGTAATCACTGCTTAGACAGGAATGGGCAGGTGAAACTAAGGGCTCCACTACATGGCATTAACCTGTCTAGTCATTTCTAATCAGTGATTACTCCTTAGGAGGACAAAAGGAGGGATATATGTAAAGATTGAGCGAGCCACTACTGTCAGCTACACAACCCAATCCTGTTATTTGCATATAATATACTTTTGACCTCTCACCTGTATATTGTCTGTAACCGTTCCACAGATATCTTGTACAGTGGAAACACTTGAGCCTCTGCCTCGTCCACATCAGCAATAACTCATCACTCCTACTCCAGATAAATTCATTAGCATGAAGTTTGATACCCATATGACCCCACTCAACCCCAGGGGCCAAGTGTTAACATTCCATCTAACCTGGGGCCTTACGTATCaactgtctcagagtaggagtgttcCTCTCGGATCAGTTTTGCAGTTTACAAAAAGAATAAGATTATAGACACATCCTAGATCAACAATTACTGTGAGATGATTTGTGGATGAAGTCCCAGGTCCCCCTCTGTCCATGTTATGTTGTTCATTTGGATCTTAACATGGCTTTTCGGGGCCCTAACCAATATTTGGTTTGGGGGCTGCCTACCTCGCTGGCAAAACGTTGTAGTGCCCTCCCCCCTCTTGACGGTGGAGAGAAATTGAAATTGTTGAATTATTTACATTTCAATTGTGGCCATTTTGCCATTGTGCAGGGAAAGGTTTAGCAATTTTGAATACATTTCATGCAATTAGACTCATTTTGCCACGGAGCAGAGAAAAGGTGCAGTATTACAGTgaatttgctgcaattctacacattttgccaagaTTTATGCAATGTTAACCatgtctgagtgagagtgactaacacaaTCATTGGGGGCCACCTGGATGTCAGGGCCCTTGGGCACATGCCCCTGCGTGCCCAGTCGGTATCGGGCCATTATTACAAGaagtttagataactggctagactaacttaccaatctacaTTTTtgtagctgacatggctaattgtgACTCGGTGACTGGCAATATTTGTTCTAATATTTACTATATACATTTTTAGGattgtgtgttttgtattgttaggtattactgcattgttggagctagaaaccaACATTTTGCTGCCCGTACAATAacatatgtgtatgtgacaaacttTTATTTGCTAAccaactgctgatgcacaaccaaatctCTAAATTTCACCTTGTGTATTTTACTATTGTAGCACAACAGTAAGTGACCgctgttaaaaaataaataataatgataataatggtcGGTGGCCTCCTAGCTACTGCTTATGTGGATTATGCCTGCAGCCCACTGTGGTTATGCGTCATAGCGCAATTCCATCCTCACTGGAAGTAATCATTGCTTAGACATGATTGGGCAAGTCATGTATTTAGAAACGATCATTGATTACAGGGGGGatatggttaaaaaaaatactatTGTAATTCACTTTCAATCCATGTTCTTTACAATGTGTGCTTCATGGTTTGCATTTAATGACTGCCTTGGCCTCTTCAACCATTTCTGCACAGAAAATAATCATTTTCCTGATGGTAGCACGCTGCTCTAACTTCGTCTGGTGAGAGGCCTAACCTTTTAACAACTGAGGCAATGTCATCAAAAGTTGGGGCCCTCTTTCTTTTTGGCATTCTGATAAGTATGGAGATGACACATAGGACAAGTTTTCCAGACAGTTACAGGCTAACTATATGGAATGTTATATGGAGAAATGTCCCCTAGTGCTTCAAATAGTTTTCCAAGCTAGATTGGGGTCCATTCAGAATTAAATTGAGACCTGTTACATTCTACATCAGTTACTTATTTTTAAATGGAAATAATCAGTATACAGAATTTGACATTGAATGTAAAGACCATGGATTGAAAGTGAATTACAatagtattttttttaaccatatCCCCCCTGTAATCAATGATCATTTCTAAATACATGACTTGCCCAATCATGTCTAAGCAATGATTACTTCCAGTGAGGATGGAATTGCGTTATGACGCATAACCACAGTGGGCTGCAGGCATAATCCACATAAGCAGTAGCTAGGAGGCCACCgaccattattatcattattatttattttttaacagcGGTCACTTACTGTTGTGCTACAATAGTAAAATACACAAGGTGAAATTTAGagatttggttgtgcatcagcagttggTTAGCAAATAAaagtttgtcacatacacatatgtTATCGTACGGGCAGCAAAATGTtggtttctagctccaacaatgcagtaatacctaacaatacaaaacacacaatCCTAAAAATGTATATAGTAAATATTAGAACAAATATTGCCAGTCACCGAGTcacaattagccatgtcagctacaAAAAtgtagattggtaagttagtctagccagttatctaaacttCTTGTAATAATGGCCCGATACCGACTGGGCACGCAGGGGCATGTGCCcaagggccctgacctccagtaGGCCCCCAATGAttgtgttagtcactctcactcagacatGGTTAACATTGCATAAAtcttggcaaaatgtgtagaattgcagcaaattcACTGTAATACTGCACCTTTTCTCTGCTCAGTGGCAAAATGAGTCTAATTGCATGAAATGTATTCAAAATTGCTAAACCTTTCCCTGCACAATGGCAAAATGGCCACAATTGAAATGTAAATAATTCAACAATTTCAATTTCTCTCCACCGTCAAGAGGGGGGAGGGCACTACAACGTTTTGCCAGCGAGGTAGGCAGCCCCCAAACCAAATACTGGTTAGGGCCCCCAAAAGCCATGTTAAGATCCAAATGAACAACATAACATGGACAGAGGGGGACCTGGGACTTCATCCACAAATCATCTCACAGTAATTGTTGATCTAGGATGTGTCTGTAATCTTATTCTTTTTGTAAACTGCAAAACTGATCCGAGAGgaacactcctactctgagacagttGATACGTAAGGCCCCAGGTTAGATGGAATGTTAACACTTGGCCCCTGGGGTTGAGTGGGGTCATATGGGTATCAAACTTCATGCTAATGAATTTATCTGGAGTAGGAGTGATGAGTTATTGCTGATGTGGATGAGGCAGAGGCTCAAGTGTTTCCACTGTACAAGATATCTGTGGAACGGTTACAGACAATATACAGGTGAGAGGTCAAAAGTATATTATATGCAAATAACAGGATTGGGTTGTGTAGCTGACAGTAGTGGCTCGCTCAATCTTTACATATATCCTTCCTTTTGTCCTCCTAAGGAGTAATCACTGATTAGAAATGACTAGACAGGTTAATGCCATGTAGTGGAGCCCTTAGTTTCACCTGCCCATTCCTGTGTAAGCAGTGATTACTtcaaggagggaggaaggagttgCTCAGTAATTTGTATCAAACATCTCAGTTCTCCCAAAGTGCCCCCTTTCAATTCTCTGCATGAATAGaaaatatggtggaaactcctTTTGGGCCATGCATACGCCAATCTAATGCTTTTACATTTATGGCGAATAGTGAATCATATTATGTACACCCTTCAGGAGAAGTGAGTGTTTGATGTCATTACACTAAATTGAAATATTGATCATCATAAGTGATTTCTTACAGACATCCCACCAAATGATGTTAAATATATTTCAAAAGGACAAATTAAGAAAGACTACAAATGAAATGCATCACCCACATATGAAACATATTCAATGTCTACATGAACAAATATAGCAATGTGCAGAATAAATTAGCAATTTCAATTGTCATTGATTGACATTTCCCCTCATCTCAAATCACATGTCATGTCTACATCAAGTAGCACCTTTCCATCTAACTGCACCGTAGGTCAGCCCACATGGGACAAGTGAGAGGGACATTTTTTTTCACACGCTAGATCAAACAATGAAAGTTCAGCAGGATGTCATCCAGAATGTGGAAATTTAAGGCCCTTTGCAAGGGGTCAAAGGTCACAATAGTGCAGAATGGAAAGTATCACAAATAACCAGAGACTGGATGTATTATTAG
Protein-coding sequences here:
- the LOC139567021 gene encoding uncharacterized protein encodes the protein MVEATRTKRDIFPNKREEAVCWTEKEALGLNIVVKEEKEEEDVTVKQEVEGEAVTVKEEEKDVTMKEEEDAFRGKEEDVTVKEEEEEKEEDAVFGVKKEKEGEINGHIDRGVRRSDYHQRETRLSL